One window of the Pseudarthrobacter sp. ATCC 49987 genome contains the following:
- a CDS encoding acyltransferase family protein, protein MASPQPADAGSPRRTKQGYRPEVQGLRALAVLMVVTYHVWLGRVSGGVDIFLLISAFLMTLSFARKVEGGKPLRLANHWLHLLKRLLPAVVVVVLGVLVGTRVILPENRWPDVLDQSWASLLYRQNWLLADSAVDYYAQDHSGASPLQHFWSLSIQGQVFLLWPLVFAGAALLLRFLRRTPWGSRVSYAALLAAAFGAIFVASLLFSIEQTATNQSYAYFDTRTRLWEFALGSLLALALPHLKPGKMLRVVLGWAGLAAMLSCGLLLTVDRSFPGFIALWPTLAAAAIIVAGQSGSRFGVDRFLSWKPLVALGDNSYALYLWHWPLLVLALAGTGIAAPNLVQGLAIVAASIVLAVLTTRFVEKPLREWHWPQRRGWRTAVVIAACGALLAGPVAVWQSRIMADEAVAAAQPKELTPGAAALAPENAGKPTPEAKIIPAPVAMKNEWADIDGLCTEDNVPSDPLLAGCLQNSRPDTVTKRIVVLGDSHAQQYMAALGPIARSHGWEVVALLKGNCRFGGESADRDAECNAFNAASAQYVLDHKPDAVFTVASLTHKDAPFETEVPRYLEGIKPFTDAGMDVVGIRDNPRFNMNMPECVQKNGPDAPKCRVPLQESLADSSPLDAYRGRVPGLHLMDLSDFICADGICPAVVGNVYVYKDDNHLTKTYVQSMIPMFEDRLLAATGWT, encoded by the coding sequence ATAGCCAGCCCGCAGCCAGCGGACGCGGGTTCTCCAAGGCGCACAAAACAAGGCTACCGGCCCGAAGTCCAGGGCCTGCGCGCCCTCGCGGTCCTGATGGTGGTCACGTACCACGTGTGGCTCGGGCGGGTCTCGGGCGGGGTGGATATCTTCCTGCTGATTTCGGCGTTCCTGATGACCCTCAGCTTCGCCCGCAAGGTCGAGGGCGGGAAGCCCCTGCGTCTGGCAAACCACTGGCTCCACTTGCTCAAGCGGCTGCTGCCCGCCGTCGTCGTGGTCGTCCTGGGCGTCCTGGTGGGCACCCGGGTGATCCTCCCCGAGAACCGCTGGCCGGACGTGCTGGACCAGTCCTGGGCCTCCCTGCTGTACCGGCAGAACTGGCTCCTGGCGGACTCCGCCGTCGACTACTACGCACAGGACCATTCCGGCGCCAGCCCGCTGCAGCACTTCTGGTCGCTGTCCATCCAAGGCCAGGTGTTCCTGCTCTGGCCGCTCGTGTTTGCCGGCGCCGCCCTGCTGCTGCGCTTCCTGCGGCGCACCCCCTGGGGCAGCCGGGTGAGCTACGCCGCCCTCCTGGCCGCGGCGTTCGGCGCGATCTTCGTTGCGTCGCTCCTTTTTTCCATCGAACAGACGGCCACCAACCAGTCCTACGCCTACTTCGACACCCGCACCCGTCTCTGGGAGTTCGCGCTAGGCTCGCTGCTGGCCCTTGCGCTGCCGCACCTCAAGCCCGGCAAAATGCTGCGGGTAGTCCTCGGCTGGGCCGGCCTCGCCGCGATGCTCTCCTGCGGCCTCCTGCTCACCGTGGACCGCTCCTTCCCGGGCTTCATTGCGCTGTGGCCGACGCTGGCCGCGGCCGCCATCATCGTGGCCGGACAAAGCGGCAGCCGCTTCGGCGTGGACCGTTTCCTGAGCTGGAAGCCGCTGGTGGCCCTCGGGGACAACTCGTACGCCCTGTACCTCTGGCACTGGCCGCTGCTGGTGCTGGCGCTCGCCGGGACGGGCATCGCCGCGCCGAACCTCGTCCAGGGCCTGGCGATCGTGGCCGCCTCGATCGTGCTGGCCGTGCTGACCACAAGGTTCGTGGAGAAGCCGTTGCGCGAGTGGCACTGGCCGCAGCGCCGCGGCTGGCGCACCGCCGTCGTGATTGCAGCGTGCGGCGCGCTGCTGGCGGGTCCGGTGGCCGTGTGGCAGAGCAGGATCATGGCAGACGAGGCCGTCGCCGCGGCGCAGCCGAAGGAATTGACCCCAGGCGCGGCCGCCCTGGCGCCCGAGAATGCGGGCAAGCCGACGCCTGAGGCGAAGATCATCCCGGCTCCGGTCGCCATGAAGAACGAGTGGGCTGACATCGACGGCCTGTGCACGGAGGACAACGTCCCCAGCGACCCGCTGCTCGCCGGTTGCCTGCAGAACAGCCGCCCGGACACCGTCACCAAGCGCATTGTGGTGCTCGGTGATTCCCACGCCCAGCAGTACATGGCGGCGCTCGGCCCGATCGCCCGAAGCCACGGCTGGGAAGTCGTCGCGCTCCTGAAAGGCAACTGCCGTTTCGGCGGCGAGTCCGCGGACCGGGATGCGGAGTGCAACGCCTTCAACGCAGCCAGCGCCCAGTACGTCCTGGACCACAAACCCGACGCGGTCTTCACGGTCGCCTCGCTCACCCACAAAGACGCACCCTTCGAAACCGAGGTGCCCCGCTACCTGGAAGGCATCAAACCCTTCACCGACGCCGGCATGGACGTGGTGGGCATCCGCGACAACCCGCGTTTCAACATGAACATGCCCGAATGTGTCCAGAAGAACGGACCAGACGCCCCGAAGTGCAGGGTGCCGCTGCAGGAGTCCCTGGCCGATTCCTCGCCCCTGGACGCGTACCGGGGGAGGGTGCCGGGACTGCACCTGATGGACCTGAGCGACTTCATCTGCGCCGACGGAATCTGCCCGGCCGTCGTCGGGAATGTGTACGTCTACAAGGACGACAACCACCTGACCAAGACCTATGTCCAGAGCATGATCCCCATGTTCGAAGACCGGCTGCTGGCGGCCACCGGCTGGACGTGA
- the guaB gene encoding IMP dehydrogenase, translating to MTQPEHNPFGFIGLTYDDVLLLPGHTDVIPSEADTSSRISKRITVNTPLLSAAMDTVTESRMAIAMARQGGLGVVHRNLSIEDQADQVDRVKRSESGMITNPLTIGPEATLAELDEICSHYRVSGLPVVDEGMRLLGIVTNRDTRFVPEADFPIRLVSDVMTKMPLVTGHVGISREEASHKLATNKIEKLPLVDEQGRLKGLITTKDFTKAEQYPLATKDDEGRLRVGAAIGFFGDGWERAMALIDAGVDALFVDTANGHSQGVLDMIRRLKSDPVAAHVDIIGGQAATREGAQSLIDAGADGIKVGVGPGSICTTRVVAGVGVPQITAIYESAKAAIPAGVPLIADGGLQYSGDIGKALVAGADTVMLGSLLAGCDESPGDLIFVNGKQFKLYRGMGSLGAMQTRGKNTSYSKDRYFQADVSGDDKLIPEGIEGRVAYRGPLASVAYQLVGGLRQTMFYTGAPTVPELKARGKFVRITAAGLKESHPHDIQMTVEAPNYGSR from the coding sequence ATGACCCAGCCCGAACACAATCCCTTCGGCTTCATCGGACTGACGTACGACGACGTCCTGCTGCTGCCCGGCCACACGGACGTCATCCCGTCCGAGGCAGACACTTCCTCCCGGATCTCCAAGCGCATCACCGTGAACACGCCGTTGCTCTCCGCCGCGATGGACACCGTGACCGAGTCGCGGATGGCGATCGCCATGGCCCGCCAGGGTGGCCTCGGCGTCGTGCACCGCAACCTCTCCATCGAAGACCAGGCCGACCAGGTGGACCGGGTCAAGCGCAGCGAATCCGGCATGATCACCAACCCGCTGACCATCGGACCGGAAGCGACGCTCGCCGAGCTGGATGAAATCTGCTCGCATTACCGCGTCTCCGGCCTGCCCGTCGTGGACGAGGGCATGAGGCTGCTGGGCATCGTCACGAACCGCGACACCCGTTTTGTGCCGGAAGCAGACTTCCCGATCCGCCTGGTCAGCGATGTTATGACCAAGATGCCCCTCGTCACGGGGCACGTCGGCATCAGCCGCGAGGAAGCCTCGCACAAGCTCGCGACCAACAAGATCGAAAAGCTCCCGCTCGTTGACGAGCAGGGCCGGCTCAAGGGCCTCATCACCACCAAGGACTTCACCAAGGCCGAGCAGTACCCGCTGGCGACCAAGGACGACGAAGGCCGGCTGCGCGTCGGCGCGGCCATCGGGTTCTTCGGTGACGGCTGGGAACGGGCCATGGCCCTGATCGATGCTGGTGTGGACGCGCTCTTCGTGGACACCGCCAACGGCCACTCCCAGGGTGTCCTGGACATGATCCGCCGGCTGAAGTCGGATCCGGTGGCGGCACACGTGGACATCATCGGCGGCCAGGCCGCCACGCGCGAAGGCGCCCAGTCGCTCATCGACGCCGGTGCTGACGGCATCAAGGTCGGCGTCGGCCCGGGCTCCATCTGCACCACCCGCGTGGTCGCCGGCGTCGGCGTCCCGCAGATCACGGCCATCTACGAATCCGCCAAGGCCGCTATTCCGGCCGGCGTCCCGCTGATCGCCGACGGCGGACTGCAGTACTCGGGCGACATCGGCAAGGCCCTGGTCGCCGGAGCGGACACCGTCATGCTCGGCTCCCTGCTGGCCGGTTGCGACGAGTCCCCGGGTGACCTGATCTTCGTCAACGGCAAGCAGTTCAAGCTCTACCGCGGCATGGGTTCGCTCGGGGCCATGCAGACCCGCGGCAAGAACACTTCCTACTCCAAGGACCGCTACTTCCAGGCCGACGTCTCCGGCGATGACAAGCTCATCCCGGAGGGCATCGAGGGCCGGGTAGCCTACCGCGGCCCGCTCGCCTCGGTGGCGTACCAGCTGGTCGGCGGCCTCCGCCAGACCATGTTCTACACGGGAGCCCCGACCGTTCCGGAGCTCAAGGCCCGCGGGAAGTTCGTCCGGATCACGGCGGCCGGGCTCAAGGAATCCCACCCGCATGACATCCAGATGACGGTGGAAGCCCCCAACTACGGGTCGCGCTAA
- a CDS encoding ABC transporter ATP-binding protein: MSELLPAREPKRKLALRPYARAVAQVLRVSFRASPAAVVMKVVGSLISALLPLVTTYFAALTTTALAAAYAGDAAAGQQAIVYVIITAALGLFWGAFSSVDRYIQQLMSFRVGAIVGDLMYERFLALDFWRYDDKETVDLYDRAKRFSDSYARVLDRIAAIFTQLVSVLLAIGALLLVSWWIAVIVLVAIVPSVYLQFKLSREQIAHWNTQVDSRRQRRMIEINLLRPQHIAEMRLYGIVGYLMGLRSRLRDADEKRRLDFQKRYIPKQLAADALQYGAEVVSLIWVVGQIIARAQPVGQFLYVQQIVSRALSTANSLVSSLSSIDEDLANLKDYELFMALPVHSDHAPPLLQAPTTVELRDIRFTYTGSELEVIKGISLTIREGQHIAIVGENGAGKSTLIRILAGLYRPDSGQVMLDGVDLAAVDVKSWHRHLAVLSQEFLKYEFATAAENIFFGDVDAPRDDARIRRAAADAEALEFINKLPNGLDNHVSNWMEDPRGRKGSGLSGGQWQRLAMARNFYRNAAFMVMDEPTSAIDALAEHRIFTRLFADRSSTIIAISHRLATIEKADIVYMLEDGRIVEQGTHKELVALRGRYFRMFESQLAVDEAEGV; encoded by the coding sequence ATGTCCGAACTCCTGCCTGCACGTGAGCCCAAGCGCAAACTGGCGCTAAGGCCCTACGCCCGGGCCGTGGCGCAGGTGCTGCGCGTCAGCTTCCGGGCCTCTCCCGCCGCCGTCGTGATGAAGGTTGTGGGCTCGCTGATTTCGGCGTTGCTGCCGCTGGTCACCACCTACTTCGCCGCCCTGACCACCACGGCCCTCGCGGCTGCCTATGCGGGCGACGCCGCGGCGGGGCAGCAGGCGATTGTGTATGTCATCATCACCGCGGCCCTGGGACTGTTCTGGGGCGCCTTCAGCAGCGTGGACCGGTACATCCAGCAGCTGATGAGCTTCCGGGTCGGTGCGATCGTGGGTGACCTGATGTACGAGCGCTTCCTGGCCCTCGATTTCTGGCGCTACGACGATAAAGAGACGGTCGACCTGTACGACCGGGCCAAGCGTTTCTCCGATTCCTACGCCCGGGTCCTGGACCGGATCGCGGCCATCTTCACGCAGCTGGTCTCGGTGCTCCTCGCCATCGGGGCGCTGCTGCTGGTCAGCTGGTGGATCGCCGTGATCGTCCTCGTGGCGATCGTGCCCAGCGTCTACCTGCAGTTCAAGCTCTCCCGCGAGCAGATCGCACACTGGAACACCCAGGTGGATTCGCGCCGGCAGCGGCGGATGATCGAGATCAACCTGCTGCGCCCGCAGCACATCGCCGAGATGCGGCTCTACGGGATTGTCGGCTACCTCATGGGGCTGCGCTCCCGGCTGCGGGACGCTGACGAGAAGCGCCGGCTGGATTTCCAGAAGCGCTATATCCCCAAACAGCTGGCCGCCGATGCCCTGCAGTACGGCGCCGAGGTCGTCTCGCTGATCTGGGTGGTGGGGCAGATCATCGCCCGGGCGCAGCCGGTGGGGCAGTTCCTCTACGTCCAGCAAATCGTCAGCCGCGCACTGTCCACCGCCAACAGCCTGGTCTCCTCCCTCAGCTCCATCGACGAGGACCTCGCCAACCTCAAGGACTACGAGCTCTTCATGGCACTCCCGGTGCACTCCGACCACGCACCGCCGCTGTTGCAGGCACCCACGACCGTGGAACTGCGGGACATCCGCTTCACCTATACAGGCAGCGAGCTGGAAGTCATCAAGGGCATCTCGCTGACCATCCGCGAAGGCCAGCACATCGCCATCGTCGGGGAGAACGGCGCCGGCAAGTCCACCCTCATCCGGATCCTCGCCGGGCTCTACCGCCCGGACTCCGGTCAGGTGATGCTCGACGGCGTCGACCTCGCCGCCGTCGACGTCAAGTCCTGGCACCGCCATCTGGCGGTGCTCAGCCAGGAGTTCCTGAAATACGAGTTCGCCACCGCGGCGGAGAACATCTTCTTCGGCGACGTCGATGCACCGCGCGACGACGCCCGGATCCGCCGGGCCGCGGCCGACGCCGAGGCCCTGGAGTTCATCAACAAGCTGCCCAACGGACTGGACAACCACGTCAGCAACTGGATGGAGGATCCGCGCGGACGCAAGGGGAGCGGGCTGTCCGGCGGTCAGTGGCAACGGCTCGCGATGGCCCGGAACTTCTACCGGAACGCCGCGTTCATGGTCATGGACGAGCCGACGTCGGCCATTGACGCCCTCGCGGAGCACCGGATCTTCACCCGGCTTTTCGCCGACCGCAGCAGCACGATCATCGCCATCAGCCACAGGCTGGCCACGATCGAGAAGGCGGACATTGTCTACATGCTCGAGGACGGCCGGATCGTGGAGCAGGGCACCCACAAGGAACTCGTGGCCCTGCGCGGCCGCTACTTCCGGATGTTCGAATCCCAGCTTGCCGTGGACGAGGCCGAAGGGGTCTGA